One Helianthus annuus cultivar XRQ/B chromosome 12, HanXRQr2.0-SUNRISE, whole genome shotgun sequence genomic region harbors:
- the LOC110895730 gene encoding probable ubiquitin-conjugating enzyme E2 23 isoform X2 produces the protein MESNANENSKPNDDPNEVKIEENGSRASSYIYRQDVVKSKADAKTGIVTEVAGDSESDSSTDDDDDDDDEDIDMAAGPNEVDNKDLHENVTENTDNDDDDDDDDDESTPLPADHVRVLWLDESETTQSLDDVIVVDRAFLHGDYVAAASNATGQVGVVVDVNITVDLSTIDGKLINHVSSKDLKRVRDFQVGDYVVLGPWLGRIDDVLDNVTVMFDDASVCKVLKADPLRLKPVGKNLLEDARYPYYPGQRVKASSSSVFKNSRWLSGLWKASRLEGTVTNVTAGSAFVYWIASAGYGPDSSITPSEEQNPKNLRLLACFSHANWQLGDWCLLPSLKPLSTVSHGKTSLDKSESDSEVGHEETKSDLSVEPSSSSLAGSKGSVHETWPLHRKKFRKVVVKRDKKSRKKEEHFEKALQITSTKTRVDVAWQDGNIQRGLDSISLIPIENPGDHEFVAEQYVVEKPSDGNDDDSGDVSRVGVVKSVNAKERTACVRWLKSVARAEDPKEFDKEEIVSVYELEGHQDYDYCYGDVVVRLPSSHEAADVAEYEVKGDGAKNEGCTNFSDLSWVGNITGLRNGDIEVTWADGMVSMVGPQAIYVVGRDDDDDDSVGGGSEASDDAASWETVEDTEMDSLQMALEDLGMQNASAMSLDGEEHTTENVQTNGALSIPLAALGFMTRLASGIFSRGQRSTDDSSVNSGGDNEVLPHNLSDSSAVQTPICGIKEEDGVVEESDATAELLSESSRSEVGSSRFKGFDIVKDPLDHYYLGANAQNNAGRRWLKKVQQDWNILKKNLPDGIYVRVYENRMDLLRAVIVGAYGTPYQDGLFFFDFHLPPEYPDVPPSAYYHSGGWRINPNLYEEGKVCLSLLNTWTGRGNEVWDPSSSSILQVLVSLQGLVLNSKPYFNEAGYDKQVGTPEGEKNSFSYNENTFLLNCKTIMYLIRRPPKDFEDLVKEHFRERGYYILKACDAYMKGYLIGSLSEDASICESSIANANSVGFKLMLAKIVPKLLLALNEVGADCQEFKHLQDSA, from the exons ATGGAATCTAATGCAAATGAAAATTCCAAACCTAATGATGATCCAAATGAAGTCAAGATAGAGGAAAATGGCAGCAGGGCATCCTCATATATTTACAGACAAGATGTTGTAAAGAGCAAAGCTGACGCCAAGACCGGGATAGTAACCGAAGTTGCAGGCGATTCTGAATCAGATAGCAgcactgatgatgatgatgatgacgatgatgaagacATTGATATGGCGGCAGGGCCCAATGAGGTAGATAATAAAGATTTACATGAAAATGTTACTGAAAATACAGAtaatgatgatgacgatgatgacgacGACGATGAAAGCACCCCCCTTCCAGCCGACCATGTTAGAGTGCTTTGGTTGGATGAATCAGAGACAACCCAAAGTCTTGATGATGTCATCGTGGTTGACCGTGCTTTTTTGCACGGAGATTATGTTGCTGCTGCTTCTAATGCAACCGGGCAAGTGGGTGTTGTCGTTGATGTCAATATAACTGTTGATTTATCTACTATTGATGGCAAGTTAATTAACCATGTTTCTTCTAAAGATTTAAAGCGTGTGAGAGATTTTCAAGTGGGTGATTATGTAGTTCTTGGTCCATGGCTCGGTAGAATCGATGATGTATTAGATAATGTGACGGTTATGTTTGATGATGCTTCTGTTTGTAAAGTTTTGAAAGCTGACCCGTTACGTCTCAAACCAGTTGGGAAGAATCTTCTAGAAGATGCACGTTATCCTTATTATCCAGGTCAAAGGGTAAAGGCAAGCTCTTCATCTGTTTTCAAGAATTCTAGATGGCTATCAGGCCTATGGAAAGCTTCAAGGTTGGAAGGAACTGTAACAAATGTTACAGCGGGTTCGGCTTTTGTTTATTGGATAGCTTCTGCAGGTTATGGGCCCGATTCCTCAATAACGCCATCTGAAGagcaaaaccctaaaaacttAAGGTTACTAGCATGCTTTTCACATGCAAATTGGCAACTTGGTGACTGGTGTCTTCTTCCGTCACTCAAACCATTATCTACAGTTTCTCATGGCAAGACTTCGTTAGACAAGTCTGAGAGTGATTCAGAAGTGGGTCATGAGGAGACGAAATCTGACCTTTCTGTTGAACCCAGCAGCAGCTCATTGGCTGGCTCAAAAGGATCAGTCCATGAAACTTGGCCCCTGCACAGGAAAAAGTTTAGGAAAGTTGTTGTGAAGAGGGATAAAAAGTCACGAAAAAAAGAGGAACATTTTGAAAAAGCCCTTCAAATTACTAGTACAAAAACCAGAGTTGATGTAGCATGGCAGGATGGAAATATACAACGCGGATTGGATTCAATCTCCTTGATACCAATTGAAAACCCTGGAGATCATGAATTTGTGGCTGAACAATATGTGGTGGAGAAACCTAGTGATGGAAATGATGATGATAGTGGTGACGTTAGTCGCGTGGGAGTTGTTAAAAGTGTTAACGCAAAAGAACGGACAGCTTGTGTGAGATGGTTAAAGTCAGTTGCTAGAGCAGAAGATCCTAAGGAATTTGATAAGGAGGAAATTGTGAGTGTTTATGAGCTTGAAGGCCACCAAGACTATGATTACTGTTATGGGGATGTAGTTGTTCGTTTGCCATCATCGCATGAAGCTGCTGATGTGGCAGAGTATGAGGTCAAAGGAGATGGTGCCAAGAATGAAGGTTGTACCAACTTTTCTGACCTCTCTTGGGTTGGAAATATCACAGGACTAAGAAATGGTGATATTGAAGTCACTTGGGCTGACGGGATGGTATCCATG GTTGGTCCACAAGCGATATATGTCGTTGGtcgtgatgacgatgatgatgactcAGTTGGTGGTGGAAGTGAAGCAAGTGATGATGCAGCAAGTTGGGAAACAGTTGAGGATACTGAAATGGATAGCCTTCAGATGGCACTAGAG GATCTTGGGATGCAAAATGCCTCTGCCATGAGTCTTGATGGGGAGGAGCATACGACAGAAAACGTCCAAACAAATGGTGCACTTTCTATACCCCTGGCGGCTCTAGGGTTCATGACAAGATTGGCCAGTGGAATTTTTTCTAGGGGTCAAAGAAGTACAGATGATTCAAGTGTAAATTCTGGCGGTGATAATGAAGTATTGCCACATAATTTGTCTGATTCTAGTGCAGTTCAAACACCAATTTGCGGTATAAAAGAAGAAGATGGTGTTGTTGAGGAATCGGATGCAACTGCAGAGCTATTAAGTGAATCTTCAAGATCTGAGGTTGGCAGTTCCAGATTCAAAGGATTTGATATTGTTAAAGATCCTCTCGATCATTATTATCTTGGTGCCAATGCGCAG AATAATGCTGGTAGGAGATGGCTTAAGAAAGTCCAACAAGATTGGAATATCCTTAAAAAGAATTTGCCGG ATGGAATCTATGTTAGAGTTTATGAGAATAGAATGGATCTTTTGAGGGCTGTAATAGTGGGAGCATATGGAACACCTTATCAAGATGGTCTTTTCTTCTTTGATTTTCATCTGCCTCCAGAATACCCTGATGTTCCACCA TCAGCATATTATCATTCTGGAGGGTGGAGAATAAACCCAAACTTATACGAGGAGGGAAAAGTATGCCTTAGTCTGTTGAATACATGGACAGGAAGGGGTAATGAAGTTTGGGATCCATCATCATCAAGCATTCTTCAAGTCCTCGTCTCCCTCCAGGGGCTTGTACTTAATTCCAAACCTTATTTTAATGAAGCTGGTTATGACAAACAAGTTGGCACACCCGAAGGAGAGAAGAACTCCTTCTCCTACAATGAAAATACTTTCTTACTCAATTGCAAAACAATCATGTATCTCATCAGAAGGCCCCCCAAG GACTTTGAAGACCTTGTGAAAGAACATTTTAGGGAGCGCGGTTATTACATCCTCAAGGCTTGTGATGCTTACATGAAAGGTTACTTAATTGGATCTCTTTCAGAAGATGCTTCAATATGTGAATCAAGCATTGCAAATGCAAATTCGGTTGGCTTCAAGCTTATGTTAGCTAAGATTGTGCCTAAGCTTTTATTAGCACTTAATGAAGTTGGAGCTGATTGTCAAGAGTTCAAGCATTTACAAGACTCAGCTTAA
- the LOC110895730 gene encoding probable ubiquitin-conjugating enzyme E2 23 isoform X1, whose product MESNANENSKPNDDPNEVKIEENGSRASSYIYRQDVVKSKADAKTGIVTEVAGDSESDSSTDDDDDDDDEDIDMAAGPNEVDNKDLHENVTENTDNDDDDDDDDDESTPLPADHVRVLWLDESETTQSLDDVIVVDRAFLHGDYVAAASNATGQVGVVVDVNITVDLSTIDGKLINHVSSKDLKRVRDFQVGDYVVLGPWLGRIDDVLDNVTVMFDDASVCKVLKADPLRLKPVGKNLLEDARYPYYPGQRVKASSSSVFKNSRWLSGLWKASRLEGTVTNVTAGSAFVYWIASAGYGPDSSITPSEEQNPKNLRLLACFSHANWQLGDWCLLPSLKPLSTVSHGKTSLDKSESDSEVGHEETKSDLSVEPSSSSLAGSKGSVHETWPLHRKKFRKVVVKRDKKSRKKEEHFEKALQITSTKTRVDVAWQDGNIQRGLDSISLIPIENPGDHEFVAEQYVVEKPSDGNDDDSGDVSRVGVVKSVNAKERTACVRWLKSVARAEDPKEFDKEEIVSVYELEGHQDYDYCYGDVVVRLPSSHEAADVAEYEVKGDGAKNEGCTNFSDLSWVGNITGLRNGDIEVTWADGMVSMVGPQAIYVVGRDDDDDDSVGGGSEASDDAASWETVEDTEMDSLQMALENIFVQDLGMQNASAMSLDGEEHTTENVQTNGALSIPLAALGFMTRLASGIFSRGQRSTDDSSVNSGGDNEVLPHNLSDSSAVQTPICGIKEEDGVVEESDATAELLSESSRSEVGSSRFKGFDIVKDPLDHYYLGANAQNNAGRRWLKKVQQDWNILKKNLPDGIYVRVYENRMDLLRAVIVGAYGTPYQDGLFFFDFHLPPEYPDVPPSAYYHSGGWRINPNLYEEGKVCLSLLNTWTGRGNEVWDPSSSSILQVLVSLQGLVLNSKPYFNEAGYDKQVGTPEGEKNSFSYNENTFLLNCKTIMYLIRRPPKDFEDLVKEHFRERGYYILKACDAYMKGYLIGSLSEDASICESSIANANSVGFKLMLAKIVPKLLLALNEVGADCQEFKHLQDSA is encoded by the exons ATGGAATCTAATGCAAATGAAAATTCCAAACCTAATGATGATCCAAATGAAGTCAAGATAGAGGAAAATGGCAGCAGGGCATCCTCATATATTTACAGACAAGATGTTGTAAAGAGCAAAGCTGACGCCAAGACCGGGATAGTAACCGAAGTTGCAGGCGATTCTGAATCAGATAGCAgcactgatgatgatgatgatgacgatgatgaagacATTGATATGGCGGCAGGGCCCAATGAGGTAGATAATAAAGATTTACATGAAAATGTTACTGAAAATACAGAtaatgatgatgacgatgatgacgacGACGATGAAAGCACCCCCCTTCCAGCCGACCATGTTAGAGTGCTTTGGTTGGATGAATCAGAGACAACCCAAAGTCTTGATGATGTCATCGTGGTTGACCGTGCTTTTTTGCACGGAGATTATGTTGCTGCTGCTTCTAATGCAACCGGGCAAGTGGGTGTTGTCGTTGATGTCAATATAACTGTTGATTTATCTACTATTGATGGCAAGTTAATTAACCATGTTTCTTCTAAAGATTTAAAGCGTGTGAGAGATTTTCAAGTGGGTGATTATGTAGTTCTTGGTCCATGGCTCGGTAGAATCGATGATGTATTAGATAATGTGACGGTTATGTTTGATGATGCTTCTGTTTGTAAAGTTTTGAAAGCTGACCCGTTACGTCTCAAACCAGTTGGGAAGAATCTTCTAGAAGATGCACGTTATCCTTATTATCCAGGTCAAAGGGTAAAGGCAAGCTCTTCATCTGTTTTCAAGAATTCTAGATGGCTATCAGGCCTATGGAAAGCTTCAAGGTTGGAAGGAACTGTAACAAATGTTACAGCGGGTTCGGCTTTTGTTTATTGGATAGCTTCTGCAGGTTATGGGCCCGATTCCTCAATAACGCCATCTGAAGagcaaaaccctaaaaacttAAGGTTACTAGCATGCTTTTCACATGCAAATTGGCAACTTGGTGACTGGTGTCTTCTTCCGTCACTCAAACCATTATCTACAGTTTCTCATGGCAAGACTTCGTTAGACAAGTCTGAGAGTGATTCAGAAGTGGGTCATGAGGAGACGAAATCTGACCTTTCTGTTGAACCCAGCAGCAGCTCATTGGCTGGCTCAAAAGGATCAGTCCATGAAACTTGGCCCCTGCACAGGAAAAAGTTTAGGAAAGTTGTTGTGAAGAGGGATAAAAAGTCACGAAAAAAAGAGGAACATTTTGAAAAAGCCCTTCAAATTACTAGTACAAAAACCAGAGTTGATGTAGCATGGCAGGATGGAAATATACAACGCGGATTGGATTCAATCTCCTTGATACCAATTGAAAACCCTGGAGATCATGAATTTGTGGCTGAACAATATGTGGTGGAGAAACCTAGTGATGGAAATGATGATGATAGTGGTGACGTTAGTCGCGTGGGAGTTGTTAAAAGTGTTAACGCAAAAGAACGGACAGCTTGTGTGAGATGGTTAAAGTCAGTTGCTAGAGCAGAAGATCCTAAGGAATTTGATAAGGAGGAAATTGTGAGTGTTTATGAGCTTGAAGGCCACCAAGACTATGATTACTGTTATGGGGATGTAGTTGTTCGTTTGCCATCATCGCATGAAGCTGCTGATGTGGCAGAGTATGAGGTCAAAGGAGATGGTGCCAAGAATGAAGGTTGTACCAACTTTTCTGACCTCTCTTGGGTTGGAAATATCACAGGACTAAGAAATGGTGATATTGAAGTCACTTGGGCTGACGGGATGGTATCCATG GTTGGTCCACAAGCGATATATGTCGTTGGtcgtgatgacgatgatgatgactcAGTTGGTGGTGGAAGTGAAGCAAGTGATGATGCAGCAAGTTGGGAAACAGTTGAGGATACTGAAATGGATAGCCTTCAGATGGCACTAGAG aacatttTCGTTCAGGATCTTGGGATGCAAAATGCCTCTGCCATGAGTCTTGATGGGGAGGAGCATACGACAGAAAACGTCCAAACAAATGGTGCACTTTCTATACCCCTGGCGGCTCTAGGGTTCATGACAAGATTGGCCAGTGGAATTTTTTCTAGGGGTCAAAGAAGTACAGATGATTCAAGTGTAAATTCTGGCGGTGATAATGAAGTATTGCCACATAATTTGTCTGATTCTAGTGCAGTTCAAACACCAATTTGCGGTATAAAAGAAGAAGATGGTGTTGTTGAGGAATCGGATGCAACTGCAGAGCTATTAAGTGAATCTTCAAGATCTGAGGTTGGCAGTTCCAGATTCAAAGGATTTGATATTGTTAAAGATCCTCTCGATCATTATTATCTTGGTGCCAATGCGCAG AATAATGCTGGTAGGAGATGGCTTAAGAAAGTCCAACAAGATTGGAATATCCTTAAAAAGAATTTGCCGG ATGGAATCTATGTTAGAGTTTATGAGAATAGAATGGATCTTTTGAGGGCTGTAATAGTGGGAGCATATGGAACACCTTATCAAGATGGTCTTTTCTTCTTTGATTTTCATCTGCCTCCAGAATACCCTGATGTTCCACCA TCAGCATATTATCATTCTGGAGGGTGGAGAATAAACCCAAACTTATACGAGGAGGGAAAAGTATGCCTTAGTCTGTTGAATACATGGACAGGAAGGGGTAATGAAGTTTGGGATCCATCATCATCAAGCATTCTTCAAGTCCTCGTCTCCCTCCAGGGGCTTGTACTTAATTCCAAACCTTATTTTAATGAAGCTGGTTATGACAAACAAGTTGGCACACCCGAAGGAGAGAAGAACTCCTTCTCCTACAATGAAAATACTTTCTTACTCAATTGCAAAACAATCATGTATCTCATCAGAAGGCCCCCCAAG GACTTTGAAGACCTTGTGAAAGAACATTTTAGGGAGCGCGGTTATTACATCCTCAAGGCTTGTGATGCTTACATGAAAGGTTACTTAATTGGATCTCTTTCAGAAGATGCTTCAATATGTGAATCAAGCATTGCAAATGCAAATTCGGTTGGCTTCAAGCTTATGTTAGCTAAGATTGTGCCTAAGCTTTTATTAGCACTTAATGAAGTTGGAGCTGATTGTCAAGAGTTCAAGCATTTACAAGACTCAGCTTAA